The window TCAAGGTGAACTACACCCAGATCCCCGACGCCAGCATCATCGACAAGACGGCGCTGGCGCAGCGCTCGAAGTCCGACGAGTTCGCGATGTACGAGGGCCCGACCTCGCTGATCGCGCAGGACGTCCAGCTCACCGGTGGCGGCACCGACCTCAAGCCGTACGTCGACAACACCTCGCTGACCGGTTCCGACTTCAACTTCAGCGACTTCGCCAAGGGCGGCATCAAGGACTGCACGTTCAAGGGCACGCTGCACTGCCTGCCGGTGTTCGTCGACGGCGGCGTGCTGGCGGTGAACAAGAAGCTGCTGTCCCAGGCCGGCGTCACCAAGTCGCCCACGACCTGGGCCGAGACGATCGCGGCGGCTGACGCGGTGACCCAGAAGACCGGCACGCCCGGCTGGTGCACCCGGGGCAGCCAGGCCGGCGCGGCCATCGCCACCGCCAACCAGATGCTCAGCTACTACATCCCGTTCAACGCCAGCAACCAGGGCTTCTTCGTCGACCAGAACTACAAGTCCCTGCTCGACTCGCCCGGCGCGGTGCAGTGGGCGAACGACTACCAGCACCTGATGACCAAGGACGCCCCCAAGGGCATCGGCACCTACACCCTGACCAACTGCCAGAACGACTTCGACCAGGGCAAGGTCGCCATGATGTGGGACGGCATAGTGGTGTTCAACAAGAACGAGCTGAGCCCGGCGGCCGGGTCGCCGCTGGCCGGCAACGTCGACTTCGTCGAGCCGTCCTGCCCGGGCAGTGACCCGTGCGTCGCGACCGGTCCGTGGGGGATGTTCCTCAACCCGCGGGCGAGCAAGCCGCAGCAGGCCGCGGCCTGGAAGCTCATGCAGTACCTGTCCTCGCCGAAGGTGCTGACCGACCAGATCACGGCGACCGGCGTGCCGGCCCTGGCGGTCCGCAACTCGACCACCGAGCAGACCTTCCCGGGGGTCCCGGCCAGCGTGCTGACCGCGCTGAAGTGGGTCGGCGCGAACTCGGTGCCCAACCCGTTCCCGCCGTCGTCGGTGTTCAACGAGAGTCAGGACGCCTACCAGACGTCGATCTCCCAGATCGTCGCCGGCAAGGACGTCAACGCGGCCATGAAGGCCGCGGCCGACGGCCAGAACCAGGTGTTCAAGCAGGCCGGCCTGCAGAACTGAGCGGAGCCCCGGCGGTGGCCGGCCGACGTGTCCCGTCGGCCGGTCACCGCGCGTTCCGCCTTCCGCCGTCGAACAGGGGCAGCACATGAGCAACGACCTATCCGCCGACCCCGTCCCGCTGTCCCGCGGGGAGACGCGGGGCGAGCCCCGGCAGCGAGTGCGCGGGCCGGCCCGGGGTCTGCTGGCCCGCCTGGACCGGCACTTCTTCGCGCTGGCGGTGCTGCCCTCGTTCCTGGCTGTCTTCCTGGTCACGGTGCTGCCGTTCCTGGCCGGGCTGGGGCTGAGCTTCTCCAGCATCAGCAGCACGCACGACGGGATTTTCCCGCTCACCCTGCACAACTACAGCCGCATCGCCGGTGACGACCAGGCGAAGACCGTCCTGCGCAACACCTTCGAGTACGCCGGTGCCGCGGTGCTGCTCGAGGTCGTGCTCGGTGTCCTGCTGGCCGTGCTGCTGTCCCAGAAGAGCCGGATCATGCCGGGCTTCCGGGTGGTCTACTTGCTGCCGCTCACCGCGGCCAGCGTGGTCGCGGCGACGAGCTGGGGCGCGCTGCTGAATACCTCGCAGGGCTGGATCAACTACTGGCTCGGCCTGCTGCACCTGGGCCAGCCGAACTGGCTGGCCTCGACCAAGCTGGCGATGCCGTCGGTGGTCATCACCGAGCTGTGGAGCGGGGTGCCGGTGGTGGCCCTGCTGGTGCTGGCCGCGCTGCTCGGCGCGCCGCAGGACCCGATCGAGGCGGCCATGGTCGACGGGGCCACTGCCTGGCAGCGGTTCCGGTATGTCACGCTGCCGGCGGTCCGGCCGGTCATCGCGCTGGCCGCGCTGCTGCGGGTGGTGGCCGCGTTCCAGCAGTTCGCGCTGTTCCAGATCCTCACCGGCGGCGGCCCGGGACTGTCCACCACGGTGCTCAACTACTACGTCTACAAGCAGGCGTTTGCGTTCAACAACATCGGTTACGGGGCCGCGCTCGCCACCTTGATGGTCGGCCTGATGGCCATACCACTGGGGCTGCTGTTCGCCGCCTCGCGGAGGGGGCGGGCATGACCGCGACGGATCGGGGCACGGCGGCGGTCCCGGCGGTGGCGGCGGCCCGGCGCCGACGCGGGCGGCGCGCGACCCAGCGGTCGCTGGCCGGCTCGATCGTGCTGTGGGTGCTGCTCGGGCTCGGGGCGGTGTTCATCCTGCTGCCGCTGGTGTGGATGCTGTCCACCGCGTTCAAGCAGCCGGACGACGCCTTCGCGGTGCCGCCGCACTGGCTGTCGAAGCCGACCGGGGCCAACTTCTCCGAGCTGCTCACCGGCGAGTTCCGCAAGTACGTGCTCAACTCACTGCTGGTCTCGGTGGTGACCACCGTGATCGCACTGGCCTTCGGGATCCCGGCCGGCTACGCGTTCGCCCGGACCCGGATCCGCGGCGGGAAGTTCATCCAGGCCTGGTTCGTGTTGGCCTACGTGATCCCACCGGTGATCTTCATCATCCCGCTCTACATCATCTACCAGCACGCGCACCTGCTGGACAGCTACACGGGGCTGGTGCTCGCGTACGAGACCGGGATCCTGCCGTTCACAGTCTGGTTGATGCGGGCGTACATGTCCGAGGTGCCGAGGGAGCTGGACGAGGCGGCCTGGATCGACGGCTGCTCGAAGCTGGGCGCGCTGTGGCGGGTGGTGCTGCCGACCGTGCTGCCGGGGATCACCACGGTCGGGCTGATGGTCGGGCTGTCGGCCTGGGGCGAGTACTTCGGGGCCGTGATCCTCACCGGCCCGAAGACGCAGACCGCGCCGGTGGCGGTCAACTCGTACGTCGGCCTGCTCAGCTCGGACTGGAGCAAGCTGGCCGCCGCCGGCGTGGTCGTCATCGTGCCCGCGCTGCTGGCCACCGTCTTCGTGCAGCGCGGGTTCGCCCGGGGGCTGTCCTTCGGCGCCGTCAAGCAGTGAGCAGCTCCGCGGCGAAGCGCAGCTGGGCGGCCCGCTGGAAGCCGCCGCCGCCCTCGTGCCCGTTGTACGGGTAGACCTCGATCGCCGTCCGCGGGTGCGCCCACCGGTTGTACGCAGCGAACACCGTCGACGGCGGGCACACCGCGTCCATCAGCGCGACCGAGAACAGCGCCGGGGCGCTCGCCCGGGCGGCGAAGTGCACCCCGTCGAAGTACGACAGCACCTCGAAGGTGCGCTCCACCGCGTCCCGGTGGCCGGCCAGGTAGTGGGTGATCTCCACGTACGGCCGGCTGTCGGTGATCTCGGTGGCCCGGCGCATGCAGGACAGGAACGGCACGTCCGGCATGGCCCCGAGCAGCCCGGGCACCAGCCCGGCCACCGCGACCGTGATGCCGCCGCCCTGGCTGCCGCCGGTGACGATCACCCGGTCCGGGTCCAGCCGCGGGTGCGCGCCGGCCACCTCGGTCGCCCGTACCGCGTCGGTGAACACCCGGCGGTAGAAGTAACTGTCGGGGGATTCGACGCCCATGGTCAGGAAGCCCGGCGCGTGCGGGCCGGTTGCCCCGGCGTTGTCCGGGGTGACGCCGACGCTGTGGCCGGCGCTGCCCTGGCCGCGGGTGTCCACCACCAGGTGCGCGTAGCCGGCCGCGGCCCACAGCAGGTGGTCGTGCGGCAGCCCGCGGCCGCCCGCGTAGCCGATGAACTCGACCACCGTCGGCAGCGGTCGCTCGGTGCCGCGGGGGAGGACCAGCCAGGCCGCGACCCGGTCGCCGCCGAAGCCGGTGAACCGCACGTCGAGGACGTCGACCAGGGCCAGCCCGGTGTCCACCGGGACGAATTCCGGGGCCAGCTCGTGCTCTCGGGCCGCGCCCAGCGTGCCGGCCCAGAACTCGTCGAAGCCGGCCGGCGCGGGCAGCTCGGGGCGGAAGTCCCGCAGCTCCGGCAGCGGCAGGTCGAACTGGACGGCCATGTCCCACTCCTTGTTGACAGTTGACGGTCAATCAGATTGGCTGGGACTCTACCCGCGCCGGGAGGTCTCGTGCCGGAACTCGTCGTCCCCGTCCTCACCCCGTTCGCCGGCGGCGGCATCGACGTCGCCGCGCTCGCCGCGCACTGCCGGTGGGTGGTCCAGGAGGGCGCTGCCGGCGTCATGCTCTTCGGCACCACCGGCGAGGGCCCGTCGATCAGCGTGCCGGAGAAGCTGGCCGCCGCCTCCGAGCTGGTCGACCTGCTGCCCGGGGTGCCGGTGATCGCCTCGGTCACCGAGACCGCGCTGCCGACGGCGCTGGAGTGCGTCCGCGGCTACGGCGAGCTGCCGCTGCGGGCGGTGCTGGTGCTGCCGCCGTACTACTTCCGGGAGGGGGCCGCCGACGGCGTCACCGCGTTCCTGGACCAGGTCGCGGCGGCCAGCGCGCACCCGGTGCTCGGCTACCACATCCCGAGCCTGGCCCCGCCGGTGCCGGCCGAGTGGGTGGCCGGCAGCACGCTGTGGGGCGCCAAGGACAGCGGCGGCGACCTGGCGTACACGCGGGCGCTGGTGGCGGCCGGCAAGACCGTCTACGTCGGGGCCGAGGCGGTCATCGCCGACGCGGTGGCGGCCGGCGCGGCCGGGGCCATCGCCGGGATGGCCAACCTGCTGCCCGGGCCGCTGGCCCGGCTGGTGGCCGCGGCCGGGGACGGCGACCTGGCGACCGCGTACGCGCTGCGGGACGAGGTGCTGGCGGTGCAGCGGGCGGTGCTGGCGGCGGCGCCGGAGCTGGAGTTCATCACCGCGTTCAAGGACCTGGCCGGGCAGCTGCACGGGCACCCGATGGGGGACGCCCGGCTGCCGCTGCGGCGCCGCCGGGACTACCTGACGCCATCGGTGACGGCGGCGCTGGCGGTCCCCGCGAGGTAGGGCGCCAGCCCCTGGTTGGCCGGCAGCAGCTGCAGCAGGCACGCCTGCAGGGCGTGGTACGCGTCGTCCTTGCCGGCCCAGATCGTCGCCGCCGGCCGGCCGTCCTCGTCCAGCTCGTGCCACCAGCCGCCGTGCTCCCGGTCCAGGTAGGCGCGGTCGGCCAGGGCCCAGAACTCCGCGTACCGGTCGGCGTACGCGTCCTCGCCGGTGGCCGCGGCCAGCGCCCGGGCGGCGCCGATCCCCTCGGTCAGCGGCCAGTGCAGTCGCGCGGTGACCACCGGCCGGCCGGACCAGTCGGTGGTGTACGCGAACCCGTACCGGTCCAGGTCCCAGGCGTCGGCCACCGCCCGGTCGAACAGCGCGCGGGCCGCCGGCAGCAGCGCCGGGTCGCCGGTCTGCGCCCACACCTGCAGGACCAGCCGGGCCCACTCCAGCGCGTGCCCCGGCGTCGCCCCGTACGGGCGGAACGGGTCGGCCGGCCGGCCGGCGTTGTAGTCGGGCAGCGGGCGCCAGTCGGCGGTGAAGTGCTCGGGGATCCGCCAGCCGTTCGCCGCGGCGAAGCTGACCACCCGGGCGGTGATTTTGGCCGCCCGGTCCAGCCAGCGACGGTCGCCGGTGGCCGCGTGCGCGGCCAGGAACGCCTCCACCGCATGCATGTTCGCATTCACCCCGCGGTAGTCCTCCGGCACCGACCAGTCGGCCGGGTACGACTCGACGCACATGCGCTCGGCCGGCGCCCACAGGTGCTGGTCCACCACCTCGGTCGCCGCGTCGAGCAGGTCGGCGGCGGCGAACCCGGCGGTGGCCGCGGTGGCCGCGGCGAGCAGCACGAACGCGTGCGCGTAGGTGGTCTTGGTGCCGTCGGCGACCGTACTGCCGTCATCGGCGAGCGCCGCGTGCCAGCCGCCGTGCGCCCGGTCGGCGAACGGGCCGCGCAGCGCGGCCAGGCCGTGCTCGACCAGCTCGGCGTCCGGCCGGCCGAGCAGGCAGCCCAGGGAGAACGCGTAGGTCATCCGGGCGGTGGCGTAGAGCGGCTTGACGCCGGGCACCGGCCGGCCGGCAGTGTCCAGGCCGGTGAAGCCGCCGTGCTCCCGGTCGGCCGCGGACCGGGCGAAGTCGAGCAGCCGATGCGCCTCGGCCACCGCCCAGGCGCGGTGCTCCGGCCGGGCCAATGTGAAGCGCGCGTCCACCTCAGGCGACCCGGACCACGGCCTTGACGCAGGCCGGGTCGCCGACCCGGTCCAGCGCCTCGCCGTACCGGTCCAGGTCCAGCCAGTGGGTGATGATCCCGTCCGGGCGGACCCGGCCGGTGCGCAGCAGCGCCATCGCCCGATCGAAGCTGTGCCCCTGGGAGAACGAGCCCTTGATGGTCAGCTCGCGGCGGAACACGTCGTACGGGTTGACGGTCAGCGTGGCGTCCTCGGCGGTCATGCCGTACACGAACAGGGTGCCGCCGATGCCGAGCAGGCCGAGGCCGGTCGCCAGCACCTCGGGGGCGCCGGTGGCGTCGACCACCACGTCGTACCCGTCCGGGGTGCGCAGGTCGCCGCCGATGGGCAGGATGCGGTCCGCTCCGAGGGCGGCGGCCAGCTCCAGCTTCGCCGGGGTGCGGCCGGCCACGGTGACCCGCGCCGCGCCGGACGCCCGCAGCAGCTGGGTGAGCAGCAGCCCGGTCGGCCCGGTGCCGAGCACCAGCACGTCGCTGCCGGCCTTGAGGTCGAGGACGTCCAGCCCGTGCACCACGCAGGCGGTCGGCTCGGCCAACAGGGCCGCCTCCAGGCTGAGGTCGCCGGCCGGATGGCACTTGCCGGCCGGGGCCAGCACGGCCTCGCCGAAGCCGCCCGGGTCGGTCACGCCGAGCGCCCGCATGCCGGCGCAGAACTGCGGCCGGGCCCGCAGGCACTGCGCGCAGTCGCCGCAGGCCACCATGTTGTCCAGCGCCACCGTCTCGCCGACCGTACGGCCGGTGACCCCGTCGCCCAGCGCGTCCACCACGCCGACGATCTCGTGCCCCGGAGTAAGCGGG of the Mycobacteriales bacterium genome contains:
- a CDS encoding extracellular solute-binding protein → MAKEITIWSNSNVFWDWQKANLAPFTQQTGIKVNYTQIPDASIIDKTALAQRSKSDEFAMYEGPTSLIAQDVQLTGGGTDLKPYVDNTSLTGSDFNFSDFAKGGIKDCTFKGTLHCLPVFVDGGVLAVNKKLLSQAGVTKSPTTWAETIAAADAVTQKTGTPGWCTRGSQAGAAIATANQMLSYYIPFNASNQGFFVDQNYKSLLDSPGAVQWANDYQHLMTKDAPKGIGTYTLTNCQNDFDQGKVAMMWDGIVVFNKNELSPAAGSPLAGNVDFVEPSCPGSDPCVATGPWGMFLNPRASKPQQAAAWKLMQYLSSPKVLTDQITATGVPALAVRNSTTEQTFPGVPASVLTALKWVGANSVPNPFPPSSVFNESQDAYQTSISQIVAGKDVNAAMKAAADGQNQVFKQAGLQN
- a CDS encoding sugar ABC transporter permease, with the protein product MSNDLSADPVPLSRGETRGEPRQRVRGPARGLLARLDRHFFALAVLPSFLAVFLVTVLPFLAGLGLSFSSISSTHDGIFPLTLHNYSRIAGDDQAKTVLRNTFEYAGAAVLLEVVLGVLLAVLLSQKSRIMPGFRVVYLLPLTAASVVAATSWGALLNTSQGWINYWLGLLHLGQPNWLASTKLAMPSVVITELWSGVPVVALLVLAALLGAPQDPIEAAMVDGATAWQRFRYVTLPAVRPVIALAALLRVVAAFQQFALFQILTGGGPGLSTTVLNYYVYKQAFAFNNIGYGAALATLMVGLMAIPLGLLFAASRRGRA
- a CDS encoding carbohydrate ABC transporter permease; amino-acid sequence: MTATDRGTAAVPAVAAARRRRGRRATQRSLAGSIVLWVLLGLGAVFILLPLVWMLSTAFKQPDDAFAVPPHWLSKPTGANFSELLTGEFRKYVLNSLLVSVVTTVIALAFGIPAGYAFARTRIRGGKFIQAWFVLAYVIPPVIFIIPLYIIYQHAHLLDSYTGLVLAYETGILPFTVWLMRAYMSEVPRELDEAAWIDGCSKLGALWRVVLPTVLPGITTVGLMVGLSAWGEYFGAVILTGPKTQTAPVAVNSYVGLLSSDWSKLAAAGVVVIVPALLATVFVQRGFARGLSFGAVKQ
- a CDS encoding acetylxylan esterase codes for the protein MAVQFDLPLPELRDFRPELPAPAGFDEFWAGTLGAAREHELAPEFVPVDTGLALVDVLDVRFTGFGGDRVAAWLVLPRGTERPLPTVVEFIGYAGGRGLPHDHLLWAAAGYAHLVVDTRGQGSAGHSVGVTPDNAGATGPHAPGFLTMGVESPDSYFYRRVFTDAVRATEVAGAHPRLDPDRVIVTGGSQGGGITVAVAGLVPGLLGAMPDVPFLSCMRRATEITDSRPYVEITHYLAGHRDAVERTFEVLSYFDGVHFAARASAPALFSVALMDAVCPPSTVFAAYNRWAHPRTAIEVYPYNGHEGGGGFQRAAQLRFAAELLTA
- a CDS encoding dihydrodipicolinate synthase family protein; protein product: MPELVVPVLTPFAGGGIDVAALAAHCRWVVQEGAAGVMLFGTTGEGPSISVPEKLAAASELVDLLPGVPVIASVTETALPTALECVRGYGELPLRAVLVLPPYYFREGAADGVTAFLDQVAAASAHPVLGYHIPSLAPPVPAEWVAGSTLWGAKDSGGDLAYTRALVAAGKTVYVGAEAVIADAVAAGAAGAIAGMANLLPGPLARLVAAAGDGDLATAYALRDEVLAVQRAVLAAAPELEFITAFKDLAGQLHGHPMGDARLPLRRRRDYLTPSVTAALAVPAR
- a CDS encoding AGE family epimerase/isomerase codes for the protein MDARFTLARPEHRAWAVAEAHRLLDFARSAADREHGGFTGLDTAGRPVPGVKPLYATARMTYAFSLGCLLGRPDAELVEHGLAALRGPFADRAHGGWHAALADDGSTVADGTKTTYAHAFVLLAAATAATAGFAAADLLDAATEVVDQHLWAPAERMCVESYPADWSVPEDYRGVNANMHAVEAFLAAHAATGDRRWLDRAAKITARVVSFAAANGWRIPEHFTADWRPLPDYNAGRPADPFRPYGATPGHALEWARLVLQVWAQTGDPALLPAARALFDRAVADAWDLDRYGFAYTTDWSGRPVVTARLHWPLTEGIGAARALAAATGEDAYADRYAEFWALADRAYLDREHGGWWHELDEDGRPAATIWAGKDDAYHALQACLLQLLPANQGLAPYLAGTASAAVTDGVR
- a CDS encoding zinc-dependent alcohol dehydrogenase family protein, which encodes MRAIVYDRPRHWELADVPLPEPGPGQVRLRVLASGVCGTDVHLHAGQFGPVYPLTPGHEIVGVVDALGDGVTGRTVGETVALDNMVACGDCAQCLRARPQFCAGMRALGVTDPGGFGEAVLAPAGKCHPAGDLSLEAALLAEPTACVVHGLDVLDLKAGSDVLVLGTGPTGLLLTQLLRASGAARVTVAGRTPAKLELAAALGADRILPIGGDLRTPDGYDVVVDATGAPEVLATGLGLLGIGGTLFVYGMTAEDATLTVNPYDVFRRELTIKGSFSQGHSFDRAMALLRTGRVRPDGIITHWLDLDRYGEALDRVGDPACVKAVVRVA